DNA sequence from the Desulfobulbaceae bacterium genome:
CAAGGGGTCTTGCGTTTTTGTCCTCACTTCTTCATAGCAGACAAGATATACGCCAGAAGTTTTATGGTTACCCAGTTAAAATCCCAAAAACATTGGTTATTACAACTGATATTTTCAATGATTTTGTTGATTCAAACATGTTGTTTTACCTCTGTGGTGGCCGTGATCACATAGTGCGCAGACAATTTTTAAAGGCACAACTGCCAGAGATTCTAGTGGAGTCGTTACGAATTTTTCTTAAAAAAGTTTTCTGGCCCTTGGCGGTTCGTTCGTCAAGCATGTTTGAGGACGCTCAATATAGACCATACGCCGGTCTTTACGAAACGGTAATGCTGCCCAATGATCATCAGGATTTTGAGGTGCGTTTAAAACAGTTGCAGGATGCTGTTAAACTTGTCTATGCCTCAACCTTTTTTGCGAACCCCCGTTCCTATGCTAAAAGCGTTGGTCAAAAACGTCATGACTCAATGTCAGTAATTATTCAACAACTGATCGGCCAGAAAACGGGTTCATATTTTTATCCTGCAATATCCGGAGTAGCACAGTCGTATAACTATTATCCGATCTCCTATATGAAGCCTGAAGATGGTATCGTCTCAATGGCCTTAGGTTTCGGGAAAGCTGTTGTTGAAGGCGAAAAGTGTTTCCGTTTTTGTCCAAAATACCCAAAAATTCTACCACAATTTTCCACAGTAGATTTGATGTTAAAGAACACCCAGCGCTATTTTTATGCCCTGGACATGAGTTGTAACGAGGACGATTTAACCAATGCTGCCAACCTGGTCAAGCTTGAGATTTCAGAGGCACAAGAAAATTACGCTATTAATAACGTCTGTAGTACCTATATAGAAGATGAACAACGAATTCGTGAGAGTGGTGTTGGGCCCAAGGTTGTGTTGTTTTCTCAAATTCTGAAATATAAGCTTTTTCCTCTCGCCGATATTATTAACGATATGCTTATGATTTGTGAAAAGGGGATGGGGGGGCCGGTTGAAATAGAATTTGCGGTTGATCTTACCGGTGACGCGCATAAAAATAAGTTTTATCTACTACAAACCAGGCCGTTGATCGTTGGAGGTGAAGTAGAGGATGTGCGACTTTCTGAACATGAGATAAACAAAGCCCTGTTTTACTCGGAACAGACTCTCGGGCATGGTCTTAATACTGATATTGAGGATATTATTCTGGTTAAAGATTTCGGCTTTTCTCTTGATAAAACGCCAATCATTGCCAGAGAAATCAGTGAAATAAATTCAAAAATAGCCCGTCGGGGAAAAAAGTATATTTTAGCAGGTCCCGGGCGTTGGGGATCGGCAGACCCCTTGCTTGGCATTCCGGTTCGATGGCATGATATCTCAGCCGTGGGAGCCATTGTCGAGCTTGTTACTGAACAGGTAAACGTTGAACCCTCTCAAGGGACGCATTTTTTCCAGAACATCACCTCACTCAATATATTTTATATGACAATTAGCCTGGGTAAGACAGCCGACCTTTTCGACCGAAAACAGATTGAGGGATTAGATCTCATAAGCGAAACTGATCACCTGCTGCATTTACGTTCCTGTACTACTTTTACTATAAAAGTAGATGGAAAAACTGCTCATGGAGTTATCGTCAGTAATCAAACGAATTAACGCTTCACTAGACACTTTAGGAGTTAACGATGAAAGATCTCATGGATATTATTGATAATAAAGACCCTGGTCAAAAGGAGTTTAAACAAGCAGCCCATGAGGTTATTGAATCAGTTAAACCCGTTCTTGATGCCAATCCGGAGTATCGTCAAAACGGTATTTTGGAGAGGATGATAGAGCCCGAGCGCGTCATTATATTCAGGGTGCCATGGGTTGACGATCAGGAAAATATTCAGGTTAATCGCGGGTTTCGGGTAGAGATGAACAGCGCCATTGGCCCATACAAAGGTGGTTTGCGATTTCATCCATCCGTTAATCTGGGAATTATGAAATTTTTAGCTTTTGAACAGGTTTTTAAAAACGCCTTAACAACACTTTCCATGGGGGGAGGCAAGGGTGGTTCAGATTTTGATCCAAAAGGTAAATCAGATCTTGAAATCATGCGTTTTTGTCAGAGTTTTATGGCTGAACTATTTCGTCATATCGGCCCCAACACCGATATACCGGCAGGAGATATTGGTGTCGGGGCTCGAGAGATCGGTTTTTTGTTTGGTATGTATAAAAAGTTAGCAAACGAATTTACCGGTGTCCTGACCGGTAAAAGTCTAAACTGGGGTGGCAGCTTAATTCGGCCGGAGGCAACCGGTTACGGCTGTGTCTATTTTGCCAGTGAGATGCTCAACACAAAAAATGAAAACCTGCATGGGAAAAGATGCCTGGTTTCAGGATCCGGTAATGTCGCACAATTTACTATTGAAAAAATTATTGAACTTGGTGGTAAGGTCATAACCTTCTCGGATTCATCGGGCTATATTTTTGATGCCGAGGGGATAGACGAAGACAAACTAGCGTTTATCAAGAAACTTAAAAACGTTAAACGGGGCAGAGTCAGTGAGTACGCTGAACTCTACCCAGAGGCTGTATATACAAGTGCTGATTCTGCAATGGGCTTTAACCCCTTATGGAATCACAAAGCTGACTGTGCCTTCCCCTCAGCAACCCAAAATGAAATTAACGAAAACGATGCTCAAAATATGGTCGATAATGGTGTCTTTCTTGTCTGTGAAGGAGCCAACATGCCTTCAACACCAGGGGCCGTTGATATTTTTATCGATCATCAGCTTCTTTATGCGCCGGGCAAAGCTGCTAATGCCGGGGGAGTTGCCGTCTCCGGCCTGGAAATGGCCCAGAACTCGATGCGAATTAACTGGCCTAAGGATGAAGTCGATAACCGGTTAAAGCTTATAATGAAAGAAATTCACCGCAGTTGTCTTGAGGCCTCTAACGAATACGGCCTCAAGGGCAATTATGTCGCTGGAGCCAATATTGCCGGATTTGTAAAGGTCGCCAATGCCATGCTTGACCAGGGGGTGGTATGATGTGAATTATTCAGATGGATTGCACCTTTAAACGTGAGATTTCTTAAGAGTAATTTGCTGCCCATTAAATCGATGTACAGTTCGCGTAGTAAAATCCTTTGAAATTATGAATACTTCTTTAGGCGCTCCTGATTTCCGTGTTGTTCTATTAACCCTGTGCAACACTTATTTTAATACAGCTTAAACCAGAAAATAGGATGATGGTAGTTGCTGATGCGGAAGATAATTATGGGGCTATTGACTCGTCTGGACGTTGAAATCGAAACCGGTACTCATGGAACTTGTTGACTCCGGTGACCTTTAAGATCAGAAAGATACATATTGACCGAATATCAGTTCTATTAGAATAGATCACCTCTATGCTAAATACCTCTCAAAAATGAGTAGAAAGGATAGATATGGTATATTTACAGTTGAATAATTCACCTATATGAATATAATGTAGGTATGAACTTTGAATATGATGAAAGGAAGAGCCTTTCAAACAAAAATAAACATGGGTTAGATTTTGTGGAGGCACAAGCCCTATGGGATGACGAGAGGCTTTTTGAAGCACACATTTCAACGAGTCAAGAACCTCGCTGCTTGGTAATCGGTAAAATTGCTTCAAAACATTACTCGGCTGTAATTACCATAAGAGGAGATAATGTGCGCCTTATATCGGTGCGACGATCTCGTGTTAAGGAGATAGAAATATATGAAAAAGATTAATACCACAGAATTTGATAAGAAATTTGACCACGGAGAAGTGGATATTATTGAGCACCTTGACCTTTCCACTGCTAGACGGCCAAACCTTGAAGCAAAACGTGTTAATATCGATTTTCCTACTTGGGTAGTTGAAAAACTTGACAGAGAATCAAAAAAACTTGGCATAACAAGACAAGCTCTTG
Encoded proteins:
- the gdhA gene encoding NADP-specific glutamate dehydrogenase is translated as MKDLMDIIDNKDPGQKEFKQAAHEVIESVKPVLDANPEYRQNGILERMIEPERVIIFRVPWVDDQENIQVNRGFRVEMNSAIGPYKGGLRFHPSVNLGIMKFLAFEQVFKNALTTLSMGGGKGGSDFDPKGKSDLEIMRFCQSFMAELFRHIGPNTDIPAGDIGVGAREIGFLFGMYKKLANEFTGVLTGKSLNWGGSLIRPEATGYGCVYFASEMLNTKNENLHGKRCLVSGSGNVAQFTIEKIIELGGKVITFSDSSGYIFDAEGIDEDKLAFIKKLKNVKRGRVSEYAELYPEAVYTSADSAMGFNPLWNHKADCAFPSATQNEINENDAQNMVDNGVFLVCEGANMPSTPGAVDIFIDHQLLYAPGKAANAGGVAVSGLEMAQNSMRINWPKDEVDNRLKLIMKEIHRSCLEASNEYGLKGNYVAGANIAGFVKVANAMLDQGVV
- a CDS encoding BrnT family toxin, with protein sequence MNFEYDERKSLSNKNKHGLDFVEAQALWDDERLFEAHISTSQEPRCLVIGKIASKHYSAVITIRGDNVRLISVRRSRVKEIEIYEKD
- a CDS encoding CopG family transcriptional regulator, giving the protein MNTTEFDKKFDHGEVDIIEHLDLSTARRPNLEAKRVNIDFPTWVVEKLDRESKKLGITRQALVKVWIAEKIKEAV
- a CDS encoding phosphoenolpyruvate synthase/pyruvate phosphate dikinase; this encodes MIDPENLVRRFDENASLFHELMSFKVREILLVSSPYDAFALEEDGSLAQRIINEYNGLNLSAPPRLTHVSTVQEALQHLSKRKFDLVLCMPFVGSMDAFSVGRQIKKHQPRLPVILLTPNLHCLEAASQRDCSGVDRTYVWTRDSRLLLALIKNLEDHVNVKADTRTAMVRVLILVEDSPEYISSFLPILYQAVVQQTRSVLEESFNEEHRLLKMRARPKILLASNYEEARKLIRRYRDYVFCVMSDTRFTRKGVFDDNAGIRLLRYVRKNDKDISLLLMSSDSFNQQKAEQIPASFVDKNSSDLLQIIKGYFEKYLGFGDFVFRLPDGQEVGRAKNFKEFESAVCTIPEISFLYHAKRQHFSNWVMARSEIGMATLLGAIRTDDFDTVDSMRTYLSESIFALRKWRHQGVVADFEKHDFDPRVIDIVKIGDGSLGGKARGLAFLSSLLHSRQDIRQKFYGYPVKIPKTLVITTDIFNDFVDSNMLFYLCGGRDHIVRRQFLKAQLPEILVESLRIFLKKVFWPLAVRSSSMFEDAQYRPYAGLYETVMLPNDHQDFEVRLKQLQDAVKLVYASTFFANPRSYAKSVGQKRHDSMSVIIQQLIGQKTGSYFYPAISGVAQSYNYYPISYMKPEDGIVSMALGFGKAVVEGEKCFRFCPKYPKILPQFSTVDLMLKNTQRYFYALDMSCNEDDLTNAANLVKLEISEAQENYAINNVCSTYIEDEQRIRESGVGPKVVLFSQILKYKLFPLADIINDMLMICEKGMGGPVEIEFAVDLTGDAHKNKFYLLQTRPLIVGGEVEDVRLSEHEINKALFYSEQTLGHGLNTDIEDIILVKDFGFSLDKTPIIAREISEINSKIARRGKKYILAGPGRWGSADPLLGIPVRWHDISAVGAIVELVTEQVNVEPSQGTHFFQNITSLNIFYMTISLGKTADLFDRKQIEGLDLISETDHLLHLRSCTTFTIKVDGKTAHGVIVSNQTN